One Natronomonas gomsonensis genomic window, GAGGCCGAATCGAGGCTGCTGGGTGATTTCGAGGCGTTCCTCGCCGACGCCGTCGACGACGACGCCTGGGACCACGACCGACTGGACGGCAACGCCGATGCCCACCTCCGGGCGCTTTTGATTGGCGCCTCCGAGACCCTTCCCGTCAGCGACGGTACGCTGGACCTCGGGACATGGCAGTCGGTGTTGTTCGTCGAGTGCGACGGCCCGCGCTCGCGGACGGTCGACGTCCGAGTGTGAGCGGGTTTCCGGCTTCCGCCGACTTTTGCGCCGAGGGGACCAATGGTGGGTATGGACACCGCCGTCGTTTGGTTCCGCGACGACCTCCGTGTGACCGACAACCCGACGCTTTCCGACGCCGTCTCGACCGCCGACCAGGTGGTGCCCGTCTACACGTTCGACCCCCAATGGCGCGGCCAGACGCGATACGGGCCACCGAAGATGGCACCCCATCGCGGTCGCTTTCGTCAGGAAGCGGTCGCCGATTTGCGGGCCTCGCTTCGTGACCGCGGCGGCGAGTTAGTTGTCCGAAAGGGGTCGGCGGAGACGGTCGTCCCCGAGTTCGCCGAGGCGGTGGGGGCGGCGGCCGTCTACGCACAGACGAAGCCGGCGACCGAGGAGCGAGCAGTCGAGGAAGCCGTCGGAAAAGCCCTCGCAGAGCGAGACATCGACCTCGAACGACGGTGGACCCACACCTTGCACCATCCCGACTCGTTGCCGACGCCACCGGAGAACATCGACGACACGTTCACGCCATGGCGGCAGTCAATCGAGGAGACCATCGAACCGGACCCCCCGCGGGCGGCCCCCGATTCGGTTTCCGTCCCCGAGAGCGTCGACCCGGGTGCCCTACCGGGACTGGACGACCTCGGAATCGAACACCCGACCGACGACGGCCGAGCAGTGTTGCGGTTCGAGGGCGGCGAGACGGCCGGGAAACGGCGCGTCGAATCGTACCTCTGGGAGGGCGACCACCTCCGGGAGTACAAGGAGACCCGAAACGGCCTGCTGGGGGCGAACTACTCCTCGAAGTTCTCGCCGTGGCTTGCGGCAGGGTGTCTCTCGCCGCGGTGGATTCACCGCGAAGTCCAACGCTACGAGGACGAACGCGTCGAAAACGAGGACACCTACTGGCTCGTCTTCGAGTTGCTGTGGCGAGACTTCTTTCAGTTCCAGTTCCGGAAACACGGCGCCCGGTTCTTCACTCCGGGTGGGATTCGCGGCGTCGACACCGACTGGCGCCACGACCGCTCAGCCTTTCGACAGTGGGCCGACGGCCGGACGGGTGTCCCCTTCGTCGACGCGAACATGCGGGAGTTGAACCGGACCGGCTACATGTCGAACCGTGGCCGACAGAACGTCGCGTCGTTTCTCGTCGACGCCCTCGGCATCGACTGGCGGTGGGGGGCAGCGTACTTCGAGTCACGACTGGTCGACTACGACGTGGCCTCCAACTGGGGAAACTGGGCGTATCAAGCCGGCGTCGGGAACGACTCGCGGGACGACCACTTCGACGTGCTCTCACAGGGAGAGTACTACGATGCCGACGCCACCTACATCGGGACGTGGCTTCCGGAGTTGGCGTCGCTCCCGTCGGAGTACGCACATCGTCCGTGGCGGCTCTCTCCGGAAGAACAGGCCGACTTCGGCGTCGAGTTGGGCATCGATTATCCCCAACCCATGCTCGATATAGAGGCCCGATATCGGGAGTTAGAATGAGAGGCGAGCCGTCCGTGGCGGGGGGTTTCGGTACACTCGAAACGTGGACCAGCCGAAAGGTCTAAACCCGCAAAACCGGTTTAATAGGCTGACAGGCCCCCGCCAGTCGACTATGCGATACTTCGATTTCACGTTGACCCCGGAGGACGGCGCGATTCATCCCGTAGACCGGGCTATCGCGGAGACAGGGGCCATCTCGCGCATCTCGCTCATGCACATCGACGCCCTCGGCGACGGGACGGGCGTGTTGCTTTACCGTCTCAAGGGCAATCCCGAGGTGTTGGTTCCCGATATCGGCGACCATCCGGACGTGATTTCCTACGACCTCCTTGAGGCCGACGACGAGGAGTTCCACCTGTATCTCCACATCGAACCCGGGAACCCCGCCGGGGCGTTGATGATGCTCGCGGAAAAGTACGCGCTGATGATTGACACCCCAATCGACTTCACTCGGCGCGGGGCTCTCCGATTGACCGTCATCGGCGCCCACGACATGGTGAAAGGGGCGATCGAGGAGCTCCCGGACGACATCTCGGTCAACATCGAGCAGGTCGGCTCCTACACGCCGGACCGACAGGACACCCTCTCGGAACTCACCGAGCGACAACTGGAGGTGTTCCGAAAGGCCGTCGAGTTGGGGTACTACGAGATTCCGCGCAAGGCGACCCACGAGGACATCGCCGACCGACTGGAGTGTGCGCCCTCGACGGTCGACGAACACCTCCGGAAGGCCGAGTCGCGGGTGCTGCGGACGCTGGTGGGGTAGTGTATTTTAACTGAACGTGACAAGCGACCTAGAGTAGTCGATTAGCATCCGCGAGCGAACGAAGTGAGCGAGCGGTTCACTGCGCGCCGCAGGCGCGCAGGACCGAGGGCCGACTGGAAGGAGGCCCGACGTGTCTTTTTCATCGACGTTTTTGCCGGCGGGCCTGCGGCCCGCCGTGGAAAAAGGTCGCCTAGAAGAAAACCGTCCCGTGGTGCCGCGGCCGGTCGTCCCGCTGTTTCGTTTTGTAGGTGTCGAGGCGCACTTCGAGTTGTTCCCGAAGGTCGCCGGCGGGAATCAGTTCGTCGACCTGCATCTTGCCGGCCTGCTTTTTGATGTCGATGTACTTGTCGAACTCCTGTTTGGCGGATTCGATGAAGGCGTCCTTGGCGTCCCCGTCCATGTCCTCGATTTGGCCGCCGAACAGTGCGTGGACGGCGGCGTCGGGCCCCATTACCGAGATTTCGGCGGAGGGCAGCGCCAGCGTCGCGTCGGGGCCGAACGAGGGGCCGGCCATCGCGTAGATGCCGGCGCCGTAGGCCTTGCGAGTGATGACACAGAACTTCGGCACCTGGGCGTTGGAGGTGGCGTAGATGAACTTCCGGCCGCGCCGGAGGACGCCCTCCTTTTCGACCTGTGAGCCGATCATGAATCCGGGCGTATCACAGAGGTACACGAGCGGGATGTTGTATGCGTCACACGTCCAGACGAACCCGGCACCCTTGTCGGCGGAATCCGGGAAGATGGCGCCGGAGATGTGGTCGGGTTGGTTGGCGACGATGCCGACGACTTGACCGTCGATGCGTCCGAGTCCGGTGACGAGTTCGGGCGCGAAATCCGGCTTCATCTCGACGAACGAATCCCGGTCGACAACGCGGTCGATGACCTCCATCACGTCGTAGGCCTTGTTTGGCTCTTCGGGGATGATGTCGTCGAGGCTGTAGGGGTTCTTCTTCGGCGGTTTCGGCGTCTCTTCGGGCGGCGACTCCGAGTAGTTCTGCGGGAGGAATCGGAGGATATCCCGAGCCCTCTCGGCGGCGGTCTCCTCGTCGGGCACGACGAGATCGGCGCTGCCGGAGTGTTCGGCATGGACTTGTGGGCCGCCCAACTGCTGCATGTCGGTTTTCTCGCCGGTCATCGCCTCGACGATGCGCGGCGAGGCGATGGCCATGCCGGCGATGTCCTCGACCATGATGAGGTAATCACAGAAGACCGGCGTGTAGGCGGAACCGGCCACGTCGGGGCCGTAGAGGACGCCGATTTGTGGGATTTCGCCGGACATCCGACACTGGTTGTAGAACATCTTGCCGCCGCGATAGCGGTCCATGTGAGTGTCGCCGGGCTCTCGCTCTTCGGCGTTGAGGCGTGCGCCCGTGGAGTCGACGAGTCGCAGCATCGGGATACCGAGGTCCAGCGCGCGCTCCTGAATCCGGATGACCTTCTCGACGCCCATCTGTCCCAGCGAACCGGCTTTGACGGTGTAGTCGTTGGCGGTGAAGGCCACCTTTCGGCCGTCGATGGTACCGATGCCGGTGATGAGGCCGTCTGCCGGGAGTTCGTCGTCATCGCCGAAGCGGGCGAAGGAACCGTCCTCGTACTCGATTTCGTCGAAAATCATGTCGAGGCGGTCACGGACGAACACCTTGCCGAGGTCATCGATTTTGTCGAAGCCGCGTTCGGGGCCGCCGGACAGGATGTTCTCGATGTCCTCCCGGATGGCCTCCTCGCGCTCTGTGACGACGGCGCCCTCCTCGCTCCAGTTTTCGCCGGCTTCGGCGAGGGTTCCGTCGTCGCCGACCAACTCGACGCCGCGTCCCAGATGTTCGGAGACTGCCGTTGCGATTGCCTGTGCGATTTCTTCGTCGGTGTCGTTGTCGATTTTGATTTCCATGGTGCCCTCGGAAACTCACCGAATGTTCAGAGTTTCCAGTGTGTGCGTATGCCGTGATATACCAACGCGAGGTAAAAACATTGTGGGTACACGAGTCAATCAGCCGGTAGGTTCCCGCCGGCCGATGGATGGTCCTCTCAAAGGCGGCAGAAACCATAAGTATGGTAACTGGGTACGGGCACCATGGCACTCGGAGAATCCGAACTCCACGACCTGATTCGAGAGTCGGTCCGCGGCATCGCAGACGACTTCGGCCGGGAGTACTGGCAACAGCACATCGACGACAAGGAGTTCCCCGAGGAGTACTGGCAGGCGCTGGCAGACGACGGCTGGCTCGGAGTCACCATCCCCGAAGAGTACGGCGGCGAGGGACTCGGGATGTTGGAGATGTCCATCATCATCGAGGAGTTGTCCCGGGGCGGCGGACAGGGCGGAATCATCTTCGTTCTCACGCCCGTCTTCGGCGGCATCGGTATCCAGCGGCACGGGAACGAACAGCAGAAGGAGGAGTACCTCCCGAAAATCGCCGACGGGGACATGAAGTTCTGCATGGCGCTGACCGAACCCGAAGCGGGGACGAACACGCTCAACATCTCGACGCACGCAGAGAAGACCGACGGCGAGTTCAGCGTCAACGGACAGAAGACGTTCATCAGCGGCGTCGAGAACGCCGACACGATGTTGCTGGTCGCCCGAACCTCCGAGTTCGACAAATCCAATCCGACTCACGGTGTGACGCTGTTTCTCGTCGACGACCCCGCCGAACGCGATGGCATCTCTCTGTCGGAACTCGACACAACCGTCCCGTGGTTCGAACGGCAGTATCAGGTGCAGTTCGACGACCTCCGTGTGACCGAAGACGACATCCTCGGCACGGAAGACGGTGGCCTCTATCTGCTGTGGGACACCCTCAACACCGAACGTCTCGGCGGCGCGGCGTCGGCACTCGGCGGCGGCCTCCGAGCGGTCGACCTCGCCGTCGAGTACACACAGGACCGGGAGGTGTTCGGCCAACCTATTGGCGCCCACCAGGGCATCCAACACCCCATCGCCGAATCCTACGCGAAACTGATGGCGGCCCGCGAAATCCTCTACAAGGGCGCCAAGAAGTGGGACGACGACGAGGACTGCGGACTCGAGGCCAACGTCGCCAAACTGCTCACCTCCCGGGCCGGCACGGAGGCCGCCGACCGCGCCATCCAGGCCCACGGCGGCAACGGCTTCACCCGGGAGTACGAAGTCTACGACATCTGGCAGAACCTCCGCCTCACCCAGACCGCACCGGTCTCCAACGAGATGGTGTTGAACTTCATCGGCGAACACCAACTCGGGATGCCGCGCAGTTACTGACCGCCTCGGCCGCGTTCCGCTGTGCCGGGCGGACCGCATCTTTATGCAACCGCCGACTGAAGTTTCGAAGTATGCGAAAACAAATCAAACGGGTGCTGGGCCGTGCCCGGTACGCAGCCATCGGCGGTGCAATCGGTGCGGGTATCGGCGGGTTAATCAGCCGGAACGCGGCGAGTACCGGCGGTGCCATCGGCGGACTCATGGGTGCCACGCTGGGCGAGACGAGCGTCTCCGCCCGCTCGGCAATCGACGAGGTCAAACGCCGCGGCGACGACGACTGATTGCTCGGAACTATCGCAGGAAGTCGAACCGGACCTCGTCGGCAGGCACCCGCGGGTCGATTTCCTCGCCGTTTTCGAACTTCACGAAACTGAGATAGTAGGGTTCGCCACACCCTTCACCGTCGGTTTCCTCCGCACCGCAGACGATGACAACCCCTTCTCCGTCTTCGAAGTCCTCGTAGGCGTCCTCGTAGGTCCATCCCTCCAGCGGCTCGGCGGTGACGCATTTGTCCTCGAGGTAGGCGTCGCGTTCGAGTTCGGCGACAGCCCCACACCGCGGGCAGTAATACGAGACGTCGACCATACCGCTTGTAGGGGCCGAACCGCCATAGGGCCGTCGGACATCCCCGAAGGCCTATGGGCTCGCCGCACGACGGTACCGGCATGATAGACGAGACTGCAAACGAGATTCGGGAGATGCAAACCCACTCCTCGTCGACCGTCGCAATCAAGGCCGCCGAGGCGTTGCGGGAGCTCCTCGACCGCGAGTACGCGACCGTCGAGGAGTACGTCCGTTCGCTGGACCGCAACAGCAGCGCCCTCCGGCGCGCCCAACCCTCCCACGCGTCGCTGCACAGCACCCAACGCGAAATCGTCGCCCGCGTCGAGGACGGCGACCCCGACACCGTCGAGGAAGCGAAGGACCTCACCGAGTCGGCCATCGAGGCCATCGTCGACGACGTCGAAACGGCGAAACACGAGGCCGCCCAACACGCCGTCGAACTGCTACCAGACGGCGCGACGGTGTTGACTCACGACTACTCCTCGACGGTGCTCGAGGCCATCGAACTCGCGGCCCAGAAGGGACACCACATCGAGGTGTACGTCACCGAAGCACGCCCCCGGTTTCTCGGTCGGAAGACCGCTCGGACGCTGGCGGAGGTCGACCGCGTCGACGTAACGCTCATCGTCGACAGCGCCGCCGGCCACTTCCTCGACGAGTGCGACCGCGTCGTCCTCGGAATGGACTGTATAGTCGACGACACGCTGTACAACCGCGTCGGGACGTTCCCCATCGCCGCGTCTGCGGCGGAGTTGGCCGTTCCCGTCTCGGTGTTCGGCGCGAGCGCGAAGCTCATCGACGAGGGGTTCGCCTTCGAGAACGACTTCCGCTCTCCGAGCGAGGTAATGCGAGAACCGGCGGAGGGCTTCGCCATCGAGAACCCGGCGTACGACGCGACGCCGACGCACCTCCTAGAGAACGTCGTGACGGACGACGGAATTCACAAACCCGAGTAGCGGCCGGACTACATCGAGGGAGTGCCACGACGGACGTGCCGCCGAGGGCTCGAACTGCGGCTGGCTCAAAACCACGTCGCCACACTCCGGACATTCGGTGACGGTACGCTCGCCGTCGACGTCGTGGCGGTGTCGGACCGACCACTCGCCGTCGATTGGCGCCTCGTGGCCGCACGCGGGACAGAACAGGACCGTCTTCCTGTCTGCCGGAGCGTCGGCGCATCGTCCTGTGGTGGTCATCGCACCGGTCTAGGCGGTCGGGAGATAAACCCTTTGTGCCTCAAATGCCCCCATTCACCAATAGATGGGTTCAAAAGAAATAGAGTGGTGGAGAGCGGTGTTTACTGGAACGTCCGGCTGATTTCGGGTTCGTCGGGTTCGCTGCCGTGGGTGAACTGTTCTTCGAGTTCCTCGTAGCGCTCACGGACGTCCTCGTCGACGCTGGCGCCGACCTCGTCGAGAGCCTCCTCGAAGTGTTCGCGGGTCACCCGGACGTTTTCGACGCTGGTAGCGGCCTCCTCGCGGGAGACGCTGTTGATGAACTCCCGGGTCGCAGCCATCGAAGCTTCACGACAGACGGCCTCGATGTCGGCGCCGACGTAGCCGTCGGTGTCGGCGGCCAACTCATCGAGGTCCACGTCGTCGGCCAGCGGCTTGTTGCGGGTGTGGACCTCGAAGATGGCCTTCCGTGCATCCTCGTCGGGGACCGGAACGTGGACGTGACGGTCCAGTCGACCGGGGCGCAACAGCGCCGAGTCGATGAGGTCCGGCCGGTTCGTCGTCGCGATGACGACCACGTCTTCGAGCTGTTCGAGGCCGTCCAACTCCGTCAGCAGTTGGGAGACGACCCGCTCGCCGACGCCGGAGTCGCCCATGCGGGCACCGCGTTCACCGGCGATGGAGTCGAT contains:
- a CDS encoding secondary thiamine-phosphate synthase enzyme YjbQ — translated: MTTLTVDTGRRLEVLDITDRVEAAVPDDADGTATVFVRHTTAGIAVNEAESRLLGDFEAFLADAVDDDAWDHDRLDGNADAHLRALLIGASETLPVSDGTLDLGTWQSVLFVECDGPRSRTVDVRV
- a CDS encoding DASH family cryptochrome → MDTAVVWFRDDLRVTDNPTLSDAVSTADQVVPVYTFDPQWRGQTRYGPPKMAPHRGRFRQEAVADLRASLRDRGGELVVRKGSAETVVPEFAEAVGAAAVYAQTKPATEERAVEEAVGKALAERDIDLERRWTHTLHHPDSLPTPPENIDDTFTPWRQSIEETIEPDPPRAAPDSVSVPESVDPGALPGLDDLGIEHPTDDGRAVLRFEGGETAGKRRVESYLWEGDHLREYKETRNGLLGANYSSKFSPWLAAGCLSPRWIHREVQRYEDERVENEDTYWLVFELLWRDFFQFQFRKHGARFFTPGGIRGVDTDWRHDRSAFRQWADGRTGVPFVDANMRELNRTGYMSNRGRQNVASFLVDALGIDWRWGAAYFESRLVDYDVASNWGNWAYQAGVGNDSRDDHFDVLSQGEYYDADATYIGTWLPELASLPSEYAHRPWRLSPEEQADFGVELGIDYPQPMLDIEARYRELE
- a CDS encoding helix-turn-helix domain-containing protein; translation: MRYFDFTLTPEDGAIHPVDRAIAETGAISRISLMHIDALGDGTGVLLYRLKGNPEVLVPDIGDHPDVISYDLLEADDEEFHLYLHIEPGNPAGALMMLAEKYALMIDTPIDFTRRGALRLTVIGAHDMVKGAIEELPDDISVNIEQVGSYTPDRQDTLSELTERQLEVFRKAVELGYYEIPRKATHEDIADRLECAPSTVDEHLRKAESRVLRTLVG
- a CDS encoding acyl-CoA carboxylase subunit beta yields the protein MEIKIDNDTDEEIAQAIATAVSEHLGRGVELVGDDGTLAEAGENWSEEGAVVTEREEAIREDIENILSGGPERGFDKIDDLGKVFVRDRLDMIFDEIEYEDGSFARFGDDDELPADGLITGIGTIDGRKVAFTANDYTVKAGSLGQMGVEKVIRIQERALDLGIPMLRLVDSTGARLNAEEREPGDTHMDRYRGGKMFYNQCRMSGEIPQIGVLYGPDVAGSAYTPVFCDYLIMVEDIAGMAIASPRIVEAMTGEKTDMQQLGGPQVHAEHSGSADLVVPDEETAAERARDILRFLPQNYSESPPEETPKPPKKNPYSLDDIIPEEPNKAYDVMEVIDRVVDRDSFVEMKPDFAPELVTGLGRIDGQVVGIVANQPDHISGAIFPDSADKGAGFVWTCDAYNIPLVYLCDTPGFMIGSQVEKEGVLRRGRKFIYATSNAQVPKFCVITRKAYGAGIYAMAGPSFGPDATLALPSAEISVMGPDAAVHALFGGQIEDMDGDAKDAFIESAKQEFDKYIDIKKQAGKMQVDELIPAGDLREQLEVRLDTYKTKQRDDRPRHHGTVFF
- a CDS encoding acyl-CoA dehydrogenase family protein; its protein translation is MALGESELHDLIRESVRGIADDFGREYWQQHIDDKEFPEEYWQALADDGWLGVTIPEEYGGEGLGMLEMSIIIEELSRGGGQGGIIFVLTPVFGGIGIQRHGNEQQKEEYLPKIADGDMKFCMALTEPEAGTNTLNISTHAEKTDGEFSVNGQKTFISGVENADTMLLVARTSEFDKSNPTHGVTLFLVDDPAERDGISLSELDTTVPWFERQYQVQFDDLRVTEDDILGTEDGGLYLLWDTLNTERLGGAASALGGGLRAVDLAVEYTQDREVFGQPIGAHQGIQHPIAESYAKLMAAREILYKGAKKWDDDEDCGLEANVAKLLTSRAGTEAADRAIQAHGGNGFTREYEVYDIWQNLRLTQTAPVSNEMVLNFIGEHQLGMPRSY
- a CDS encoding translation initiation factor eIF-2B, whose protein sequence is MIDETANEIREMQTHSSSTVAIKAAEALRELLDREYATVEEYVRSLDRNSSALRRAQPSHASLHSTQREIVARVEDGDPDTVEEAKDLTESAIEAIVDDVETAKHEAAQHAVELLPDGATVLTHDYSSTVLEAIELAAQKGHHIEVYVTEARPRFLGRKTARTLAEVDRVDVTLIVDSAAGHFLDECDRVVLGMDCIVDDTLYNRVGTFPIAASAAELAVPVSVFGASAKLIDEGFAFENDFRSPSEVMREPAEGFAIENPAYDATPTHLLENVVTDDGIHKPE